CCCCTTATCCAAGAGTTCTACTCCTTCAATGGGACATAGCCGATCGTTTCTGCCTACTAGGCTCATTCGCGGGCGAGGAACGATCCTCTTTTGTACATCGAGCGTTGTAAAATGCTTTAATAACCCCGGCACATAAGAATAGTAACCATGATGATCTAGTCCTCTTACAGCAATTAAGGTATGCGCATCTACTTGACCACAGATGTCTACGATCACCCCGACCCGTTCATCTAATGCAGCCATCCACCATGCCATCAAACCACCCATGGACATGCCGATTGTTGCGATGTGAGACGCGTCAACATCCTTACGCTGGCACATGTAATCTAGCATTCGAATATTGTCATACAGCATCATGCCCCACATGACTTGCCCCTGCCATAGCATTTCCTTGACTAGCTCACTTTCGGTTTTGCCGCCACGCTCATTAAAGCCCCACATATCGATACAGCATGCAGCATACCCCATCTCCGTTAGGGCTTTAGCAAAAGAGGGCTGTTGCAAATATGAACTACTCCGAACAAACTCATTCCGTCCATTCGCATAATTCCCTCCATGAGAATGATTAAAGACAACCAGCGGAAACGGCCCTTCTCTATCCAAAGGAATGGCTACATAAGCAGGCACCCATTCAATTCCATTGAGATCAAGCATCAGGGATTCGAGGCGATAGCCGTCCCGCTCTTCTTGCTTCATTACAGTTACCGTAATCGGCTTATCCGTCGGAAGATCCCCTAACAATTCCTTCAGTTTAACAGACTCCATGCTGCTCTCCCCTACGTATACACATTCTGTTCTGAAGGTGAGACTGTAACTTGTTCTACTAGCTGTTCTGGCTTGCTCGTATTCTTCGATCGACAATTCATGATCTCTATGGCTTCGCCATTTTCAATGTAAAATGCAGGCCCTTCATGATTCTCAATCGTCACTTGCTGAAATTGAACATCCCTCGCATTGCCTAGGAAAAATCCGCGATTGTTCATGTTTTCGATTCCTGTCATCATGTCTGGATGCCCGGGAGTCGCATTGCTCGCCATGGAGATATCAACATTTGTAAAAGTAATCTCTGATACATACTGCTCCGCAAGTCCGTATAAGAAACCCGCGGCAGCATGCACATTACGTGCGGTGATATTTGCAAAATGGATTCTTCTAAAACACGGCGTTTCATCTGTAATCGGATAAGGATTTTTGTCCCACACATACTTCTCTTTCCCACGTGGTCCACAGAAATAGTATAGATTTAGTGTAAACGGACAAATGACGTCTTCCATAACAATATTACTGATCCGAATATCTTCAATCGTACCTCCGCGTCCACGTCTTGATTTCATACGTATGCCACGATCGGTTTGTTTAAAGACACAGTTGCTGATGGTTACATTACGAATATCACCGCTCATTTCACTACCAAGCACAACTCCCCCATGACCATGAACCATGGTGCAGTTCGTAATCGTGATATTCTCGCAGGGAATGCGCTCTTTCGTATCTTCAGTTCCCGCTTTGATAGCAATACAGTCATCGCCCACATCGATATTACAGTTGCTAATCCGAACATTCGTACAAGACTCAGGATTAATACCATCTGTATTCGGAGAATCAGCCGGGTTCAGAATAGACAGATTATCGATCGTAACATTGTAGCAATTGACTGGATTAACGGTCCAACTTGGAGAATTCAGCAACGTAACATCCTTAATGGTTACCCGCTGGCAGCTATCAAAACCAATCAAAGTCGGTCGGGGATACTGAAGCTCTTCGCGTCGTTTCCGAAATACATCCCACCATGCTTTACCATTACCATTAATAGTTCCGCTTCCGGTAATCGATATATTAACTAAACCTTTACCATGAATACAAGGAGTATGAACCTGCTGCTTCACCCCTTCCCATCTACATTCCACCGCAGGGTAATCTTCTGGATTTGTGCTAAAGGAAAGGATTGCGCCAGGGCTTAGATTCAATTCTATATTGCTGCTCATAACAATCGCACCGGTAAAGTAAGTACCCGCTGGCACATAAACGGTTCCTCCACCTGCTTCACTTGCCGCTTCAATCGCACGCGCAATCGCTTCTGTCGCTATCTTCCCGCTATTCTTAAGCGCTCCAAAATCCTCAATATTATATACGGACATTCTATAGCACTCCTATTCTATATCAGATCCAGCCTCTTAATTGTTCGTACTCCACACAAGCTTGCAAGAAAGCACCGATACCCTTTTGGTCGTTAGTTACAATAGGCTCGCTAATGTAATAAGCGAAAGTACCGTCGCGTTGATCTGCTCCACCTAAGCCTGCTACTTGGCAATTTTTATTTAGATTGACCCAGCCTTCTTTGGTCTCAAGAACAAACTCTGAGATAAGTCCTTGATAGGCTGAATCTAGCGTTCCATACCAACTAGCCTCTAATACGCCTAGACGAATGCCCTTAGCCATAGCATATACAATCATGCTGGAAGCAGAAGCCTCGAGATAATTCCCTTTGCGTTCCCCCAGGTTCACCACTTGATACCAGACTCCGGATTCAGCATCCTGATATTTTTTCACGGCAGTTAATGTATCGTTCAGGATACGCACCAATTCGGGATAATCCGAATGCTCACTCGGCAATAATTCTAGAACATCTACTAATGCCATAAGATACCAGCCAAGTGAACGCGCCCAGAAGTTTGGAGAGAGTCCTGTCTCGGGGTCACACCATGGTTGAACACGCTGTTCATCCCAAGCATGATATAGCAGTCCCGTTTCCGAGTCTTTTGTGTGCTTCTCACTCAAGATGAATTGTTTCGTCACATCTTCAAGCCCCACCCCTTCCTCAAAGGCTAGCAAGTAGGCTAAATAGAATGGCGCACCCATATAAAGACCATCTAACCAAATTTGATAAGGATAAATATTTTTATGCCAAAAAGCACCTTCCGAGGTTCGCGGATGTGTTTCTAGCTGCTTTCTTAATAAGGTAGACGCTTGTTTATATTTTTCCTGCTTGGTTTCTTTATATAGCGTAAATAATAATTTCCCGTTGTTAATGTGATCGATATTGTACTCCTCTAGGTGGTAGCCCTTAACGCTGCCATCTTCCTGGATAAAGTAGTCCATATGATCTTGAATGAATTGCAGATACTTTGAATCACCCGTTTGCTTCCAAAGCCATTCAAATCCATTCAATACCACGCCATAATCATAGGTCCAGCCTCCGTTATAGCCTTTATCCTCATAGAGCTTTGGTGTCCGCGTCATGATAGAATCCGCCGTATGAATTGCCCAATGTGATCTCTTCATCCCAACCCCCAAATTATCATTAAATTTAAGAACTCAATAGCAAAAATTAGCGGTAGATCGTTTGTGAAGAAGCCGCTACGGGTTCGGAGGGTTCTTACGATCGCTGTTAAAGCCCGATTTCTGATTATAAAAAAGATTATCGGTTGAAATAGGGCTTTAAAGGCGACCACTGGCGTTTCTCCAGAATCCCTCCACCCCTCCGCTCTTTCACACGTCAACCTCTAATTTTTAGAATGAGTCCATTCATAAACTACCTTCTCCCACAAAATAATAGGACTTGATTCTCAGTCCCAGAGAATCAAGTCATTGTCTAGTATAGATGCGAACGTATCATCTTTGGATTAAGCTTTGCATCTCAACACAAGCCATCACCCATGCGCCCACACCATGTAAATCATTTTTAACTTTAGGTCTTGTCACATAACTCTCGTAATCTCCGGCTGAAGTACCAATACAAATGTCCGGTAGAACTAATCGATTATGCTCATCCCACTGAATGACTTTAGTTAATCCTTCATATCCTTGTTTGGCCGCGGCCGTAGCCTTAGCCTCGTCACTTACAATGCCATGCTTCACGGCTTTGGCAATCGTGTAGACGAATAAACATGACCCTGAGGTCTCCAGCCAATTATCCGGCTCATGCCCCTTATCCACGACCTGATACCAAAGTCCGCTCTCCGGATCTTGATAACGAATAAGGGCATCTACGAATTCACGCAAAGTAGAAGATAATCCTGTTCGCGCTGGATCATGGGTAGGCAATAAATCAAGAAATTGCGATAATGCGAGACCATACCACCCCAGCGATCTACTCCAGAATTCCGGTGAACAGCCTGTCTCCGGGTTCGACCATGGCATCCGGCGGCTCTCGTCCCAAGCATGATATAACAAGCCGGTTGTCTCATCCTTCATATGCTTGCGCATTAACATTTCCTGATGAAGGACCGTATCCCGCAAGCTTGGTTCATCATAGACATTGGCATATTTCAAGGAGAATACTCCTGCCATATAAAGTCCATCTAACCACATTTGGTTAGCATACTTATCCTTATGCCAATAACCACCCTCAGATGTTTTGTTTAACGTAAGCAGTAAATTTCTCAGCTTCTCAGCAGCTATGCGATACTTGAGTTTACCTGTCCGTTCATGAAGACAAAACAGTAATTGTCCTGCTTGAACGGCATCCAGCTCATCGCGAGCAAAATAAAAGTTACCGTAATCATCCACCAAACCATCCACGTATTCCTGAATATAGTTGATATAGCGGTCTTCTTGATAGACATTCCATAAAAGCTCCATGCCGCACAGAAACACACCTTGATGGTAATGCCAACGATGCGCTGGAGGAAGCTCTCCCGCTCTGTACGTATCCATTAAAGAATCGCAAGCCTTTTTTGCCCACTCTATTGGTGTTGTTGGTACCTTGACAGTCATCACCAAGCTCCTTCCAAAAAAATATTCTCTCTCCCTCTTATTAGCCTTTCATAGAACCCAACATTGCTCCTTTGGCAAAATGCTTTTGCAGGAACGGGTATACACAAACTATTGGTAAGGTAGCTACAACGATAACAGCCATTTTAATGGATTGATCTGGCGGTGGAACAGCAGCATCCAGTGTAGCGCTGTGATCCATACCGCTGGCAAGGACGACAATTTGTCTAAGCAGAACCTGTATTGGCCATTTCGCACTATCATTCAAATACAGGATCGCATTCATGTAGGTATTCCAATACGTAACCGCATAAAATAATCCGATCGTCGCTAACGCAGGTAAGGATAGTGGCAATACAATCCGAAATAATATTCCGAAGTCGTTACAACCATCAATTTTAGCTGATTCCTCCAGACCTTCAGGTATATTTTGGAAAAAATTTCTCAAAATGATCATGTTAAAGGCACTAATCGCTGATGGTAGAATAAGTGATGCATAGGTGTCAATTAGTCCTAATTCCTTCACCACGAGGAACGTTGGAATCATCCCACCATGAAAGAGCATGGTGAACACAACCATGAAGTTAACCACTTTACGTCCATCCAGATCTCTTCTGGTAAGAGCATAGGCCATCAAAGAAGTTATAAACAAACTGATAACAGAACCAATTGCCGTGACACCAATGGATACACCCATGGCTTTAAATATTGTATTCGTCGAAAAGATGAACTTGTACGCTTCCAGACTCCATACCTTTGGAATCAGTACAAATTTACTAGAAGCTAGTTCTGCACTCGTTGTGAAAGAGCCTGCTACAACGTGAACAAGGGGAAGCACAGTAATTAAAGCAATGATCGCAAGTATCGTAAAGTTTATAGCAGAAAAGATTCTACCACTGATTGTTTTATCTTCTACCATTTCGATTCCTCCCACAAGATATCAATAAACGCCTTCTTCTCCCATTTTCTTGGATAATTTATTCACCAATATAACCATTACAAAGCCGACAATTGATTTGAAGAATCCAATGGCTGTACTGTAACTAAACTGCCCCTGTCTCAGACCAGCAGTATAAACATACGTATCGATAATTTCCGCAACTTCTCGATTCATGGAGTTAAGTAGCAGATATACATGTTCAAATCCAAGATCAAGAACGGAACCAATTTTCAGAATAAATAAAGTAATAATTACGCCTCTAATCGCTGGAAGAGTGATATGCCACACTTGTCTAAGCCGTCCAGCTCCATCCATACGCGATGCTTCGTAAAGCCCTGGATCAATGGCAGCTATGGAAGCTAGATAAATAATCGTTCCCCAGCCTGCTTCTCTCCAAATTACCTGAATAATATACATGGGCCTGAACCATCCTGGATTCAGCAGGAAATTGATTGGTTCGAATCCAAAATAGACAAGCAGCTCGTTGATAATCCCTCCATCCATAGTGACCATTACATAAGAAATGGAGACGATGATAACCAACGACAAAAAATGGGGCAAATAGAAGATCGTCTGAAAGGTTCTTTTGAAAAAGGTGCCTTGAAGTTCATTTAACATCAGGGCAAGAATAATCGGCATCGGAAAATAAATAAGTATATTTAATCCAAAAAGGACAAGTGTGTTCACTAATATATTTAAAAAATCCGGCTCTGTGAACAACCTACTGAAATGTTTCATTCCTACCCAGTCACTGCCGGTGATCCCTTGATATGGTTTATAATCTTGAAATGAGATAATCAATCCGTACATTGGAAGATATTTGAAAATCAGAAAATACAGTACTCCCGGTGTTAGCATAACGTAGAGCCATTTATTTCTCCACAGCCGCTTTTTCAGTTCGCTGCTGCTTTTATAAATCTCAGGCTTAGGCTGCAATTGAGGAGCTGAGCTGGTCTGTGCGGTGACTTCCTGCATGATATTCTTCCTTTCTCCTTCTTTATTCAAACACGATATTTATGAACCCAGTGAGGAATAGAAAAGGTTGTTGAAACAAGATCAACAACCTCTTCAGCTACAATTTGTCGCTTAACTATTCCAGTTCGGGTTACTATTTTTTGTATAAAGCGTTGTATTCTTCAATAATCTTTTCTCCGCCACGGCTCTTCCAGTTCTCTACTTCCTTCTCGAATCCAGCTTTGTCGATCTGACCATAAATATATTTGTAGGTTGCATCTGTAATAATCTGTTGAAGCTCTACACCTTTTTCTGTATAGGTAGACGAATCCATAGCAGCTGTTGGATCTGCTACACCAACTTTGACATTCTCAAGAACCAATTGATCCGCATGAATTCTTCCTGGCAGCGTATTATAGTTCTCGTACATTCCATTGGTTTCAGCTTCGCCGATAACGCTGTCCTTATAACCCTTTACTTCACGTTCAATCAATTCTTTGTCATCTGTAGCTTTCGCTTTACCGTCCTCAACGGTATAGTGAGTACCTTCAATTCCCCAATACATCAAATTAGCTACTTCTGGGGTCATCATTTGATCAAAGAAAGTAAGAATCTTCTTGAGTTCTGCCTCATCCTTCACAGCAGATTTTGGGAACAAGACAACGTTGTTATAGCCTGGAATCATCCATTGAGCATATTTTCCATCTGGACTTGCAACCATACTATGTGCGTCCAAAACAGCGGCAGGGTTATTCTTAATAGTATCTTTATTGAGGGAATCAATATCTTGCATGGAGCCCCCAATATAGAGTCCACCCTTTCCAGCCTTAAACATATTTACAGCATCCGTTTTACTGGTGGCAGCGAAATCTTGATTAATGTATCCGCCATCACGAGCTTTTTTGAAGAAATCCATCGTGTCGAAATATTCATCGAAGGTAAATTCAGGTGCTAATTTACCATCCTTCTCTCCCCAGGTGTTCGGTGTTCCGAACCAAGACGAGACGGTTTTGAAAGCTCCATAGGTCAACTCATTACGGTCAATAATACCTGTAGTATCTTTCTTTCCATTACCATCTGGATCTTGTTCCGTGAAGGCCTTAGCCATTTCAAATAATTCATCTACATTAGCTGGTGCAGCAAGCCCTAATTTATCTGCCCAGTCTTTTCGGTAAATGATCCCTTGACGAGCAAGTGGACGCCCGATATATAGGGTATAAAGCTTGCCATCTACTTTCGTGTTATTCAGAATTTCTGGTTTCAATTTGCTCAAATTCGGAAATTCGCTTAATAGTGTACCGATTTCCCAGAATTGTCCGTCCTTTATCGCTTCTTTCATCTGAATGAAGGTTGTCTGATTCTTCAAATAGGTTACTTGCGGCAGTGAACCGGTAGCAAAAGATGAATTCAGTTTTTCCTCATAAGTATCAGCCGGAAAAAATTGATAAGTCAGCTTCGTGTTGGTCAATTTTTCAAGTTCATTCTTAATCGTATCCGGAGGAGTCTCTGATGTATTCAATGGAAGCATAATCTTGATTTCTGTCGGGCCTTCTACTTTCACTTCTTCTTTTGCTTTCTCTGTTTCTACCGGCTTCGTGGTGCTCTCACCACCTGCAGAACTTGCTTGATTGTTGTTATTACCACCGCATCCAGCTAATAATGTACTGAATGTTAATAGTGCCGTTAACAACATGGTGAAGGACTTCTTCTTCATAACATCTTGACCTCCATAATTTGTATTGGTTACGAGTTCCACGTTACATGTTCGGCAAGGTTACGAAAACAATCATTTCCCCATAAAGCCCCGTTCTTAAAGGGATCTGAGCAAATGATTATGATGATAACTTGAGATTCTTTATTTGGGGTGTCGGGCGTAACTACGGGAAATGTTTGGACTTCCGGCCGCTGTTGTCTCCAGATTTTTCGAATTACCTCAAAGGGTAAATCCCGAGACAAAGGCGGTCGCTATCGCTCCTACAGTTCCAAACTTTCCCTTCATTACTTCTCACCCAAATGGTTTCTTCTCCGTTAACTCTGGGCAGCAAAAAAAAATCCACCGCGTCTACCGCAGTGGATCAATGAATAACTAACCTATTTACTTCTCTATCCCAAGCTCAGCCTCACCATATTCCTTAATAATCAGATCTCCTCCGCTAGCTCTCCATTTCTCAACTTCCTTCTGGAATCCCTCAGCGGTTATTTTGCCTAATATGTAATTGTACGTAGCGTCCACAATGATGGTAGACAATTCTACATTCTTCTCATCAAAAGTCGAAGAGCTCAGAGACACGGTCGGATCGTCGACCAGAAAGGATTCATTATCTTTACTCAGCTGATCCGCAAGTGAGGTCAATTTCTCCTTCTGGGCCACTTCCATAATGTTCTTATTACTAATATCTGCAATCATCAAAGAATATAAGGGATTTACTTCCTGCACCCGCAGTTCTGAGGTCTCCTCGGGAAGAATGACCTTTCCACCCTCAAGCTTATAATGACGGCCCTCAAACCCGTACATCATTATATTCGCTACATCTTTGTCCATTGTTCGATTAAAGAATTCGAGCACCTGCCGGAGCTCAAGCTCCGTCGCAATCGCTTTTTTGGAGAAGAGATACAGTCCGTTATAATTGGGTATCGACCACACTTTATACCCATCAGGTCCTTCGATCCGATTGATTAACGTTAATTCTGCTTTTGGATTCAGATCCTGAGCTTCAATAGATAGCCGCTTCACATCTGTCATACTGCCAATAAATACACCAGCAATGCCATTTATGAACTTATCGCGCTGTACTTCTTTGCTCGTTAGGGCAAAATCCTGATTTATAATTTTCTCATCATATAATTTCTTCATGAAGTTCATAGTGTTCATATACTGTGGGGTCACGAATTCAGGAACAAATTGATGGTTCTCTAGTTTCCAATTATTTGGTGTGCCAAAATACGAACTTAACGTCTTAAATACTCCATACACGAGATCATTACGGTCGACTAATCCGAAGGTATCTTGTTTACCATTCTGGTCAGGATCGTGATATGTAAATTGTCTCATTACCTCATAAAGTTCATCCAGTGTTTGCGGAT
This window of the Paenibacillus sp. FSL R10-2734 genome carries:
- a CDS encoding prolyl oligopeptidase family serine peptidase; the encoded protein is MESVKLKELLGDLPTDKPITVTVMKQEERDGYRLESLMLDLNGIEWVPAYVAIPLDREGPFPLVVFNHSHGGNYANGRNEFVRSSSYLQQPSFAKALTEMGYAACCIDMWGFNERGGKTESELVKEMLWQGQVMWGMMLYDNIRMLDYMCQRKDVDASHIATIGMSMGGLMAWWMAALDERVGVIVDICGQVDAHTLIAVRGLDHHGYYSYVPGLLKHFTTLDVQKRIVPRPRMSLVGRNDRLCPIEGVELLDKGLSEAYQTAGKSEHWQPIIASGGHMETLEMRTLWQQFLTKHL
- a CDS encoding glycoside hydrolase family 28 protein, which translates into the protein MSVYNIEDFGALKNSGKIATEAIARAIEAASEAGGGTVYVPAGTYFTGAIVMSSNIELNLSPGAILSFSTNPEDYPAVECRWEGVKQQVHTPCIHGKGLVNISITGSGTINGNGKAWWDVFRKRREELQYPRPTLIGFDSCQRVTIKDVTLLNSPSWTVNPVNCYNVTIDNLSILNPADSPNTDGINPESCTNVRISNCNIDVGDDCIAIKAGTEDTKERIPCENITITNCTMVHGHGGVVLGSEMSGDIRNVTISNCVFKQTDRGIRMKSRRGRGGTIEDIRISNIVMEDVICPFTLNLYYFCGPRGKEKYVWDKNPYPITDETPCFRRIHFANITARNVHAAAGFLYGLAEQYVSEITFTNVDISMASNATPGHPDMMTGIENMNNRGFFLGNARDVQFQQVTIENHEGPAFYIENGEAIEIMNCRSKNTSKPEQLVEQVTVSPSEQNVYT
- a CDS encoding glycoside hydrolase family 88 protein, which translates into the protein MKRSHWAIHTADSIMTRTPKLYEDKGYNGGWTYDYGVVLNGFEWLWKQTGDSKYLQFIQDHMDYFIQEDGSVKGYHLEEYNIDHINNGKLLFTLYKETKQEKYKQASTLLRKQLETHPRTSEGAFWHKNIYPYQIWLDGLYMGAPFYLAYLLAFEEGVGLEDVTKQFILSEKHTKDSETGLLYHAWDEQRVQPWCDPETGLSPNFWARSLGWYLMALVDVLELLPSEHSDYPELVRILNDTLTAVKKYQDAESGVWYQVVNLGERKGNYLEASASSMIVYAMAKGIRLGVLEASWYGTLDSAYQGLISEFVLETKEGWVNLNKNCQVAGLGGADQRDGTFAYYISEPIVTNDQKGIGAFLQACVEYEQLRGWI
- a CDS encoding glycoside hydrolase family 88 protein; this encodes MTVKVPTTPIEWAKKACDSLMDTYRAGELPPAHRWHYHQGVFLCGMELLWNVYQEDRYINYIQEYVDGLVDDYGNFYFARDELDAVQAGQLLFCLHERTGKLKYRIAAEKLRNLLLTLNKTSEGGYWHKDKYANQMWLDGLYMAGVFSLKYANVYDEPSLRDTVLHQEMLMRKHMKDETTGLLYHAWDESRRMPWSNPETGCSPEFWSRSLGWYGLALSQFLDLLPTHDPARTGLSSTLREFVDALIRYQDPESGLWYQVVDKGHEPDNWLETSGSCLFVYTIAKAVKHGIVSDEAKATAAAKQGYEGLTKVIQWDEHNRLVLPDICIGTSAGDYESYVTRPKVKNDLHGVGAWVMACVEMQSLIQR
- a CDS encoding carbohydrate ABC transporter permease, which translates into the protein MVEDKTISGRIFSAINFTILAIIALITVLPLVHVVAGSFTTSAELASSKFVLIPKVWSLEAYKFIFSTNTIFKAMGVSIGVTAIGSVISLFITSLMAYALTRRDLDGRKVVNFMVVFTMLFHGGMIPTFLVVKELGLIDTYASLILPSAISAFNMIILRNFFQNIPEGLEESAKIDGCNDFGILFRIVLPLSLPALATIGLFYAVTYWNTYMNAILYLNDSAKWPIQVLLRQIVVLASGMDHSATLDAAVPPPDQSIKMAVIVVATLPIVCVYPFLQKHFAKGAMLGSMKG
- a CDS encoding sugar ABC transporter permease, with product MQEVTAQTSSAPQLQPKPEIYKSSSELKKRLWRNKWLYVMLTPGVLYFLIFKYLPMYGLIISFQDYKPYQGITGSDWVGMKHFSRLFTEPDFLNILVNTLVLFGLNILIYFPMPIILALMLNELQGTFFKRTFQTIFYLPHFLSLVIIVSISYVMVTMDGGIINELLVYFGFEPINFLLNPGWFRPMYIIQVIWREAGWGTIIYLASIAAIDPGLYEASRMDGAGRLRQVWHITLPAIRGVIITLFILKIGSVLDLGFEHVYLLLNSMNREVAEIIDTYVYTAGLRQGQFSYSTAIGFFKSIVGFVMVILVNKLSKKMGEEGVY
- a CDS encoding extracellular solute-binding protein — translated: MKKKSFTMLLTALLTFSTLLAGCGGNNNNQASSAGGESTTKPVETEKAKEEVKVEGPTEIKIMLPLNTSETPPDTIKNELEKLTNTKLTYQFFPADTYEEKLNSSFATGSLPQVTYLKNQTTFIQMKEAIKDGQFWEIGTLLSEFPNLSKLKPEILNNTKVDGKLYTLYIGRPLARQGIIYRKDWADKLGLAAPANVDELFEMAKAFTEQDPDGNGKKDTTGIIDRNELTYGAFKTVSSWFGTPNTWGEKDGKLAPEFTFDEYFDTMDFFKKARDGGYINQDFAATSKTDAVNMFKAGKGGLYIGGSMQDIDSLNKDTIKNNPAAVLDAHSMVASPDGKYAQWMIPGYNNVVLFPKSAVKDEAELKKILTFFDQMMTPEVANLMYWGIEGTHYTVEDGKAKATDDKELIEREVKGYKDSVIGEAETNGMYENYNTLPGRIHADQLVLENVKVGVADPTAAMDSSTYTEKGVELQQIITDATYKYIYGQIDKAGFEKEVENWKSRGGEKIIEEYNALYKK
- a CDS encoding extracellular solute-binding protein codes for the protein MFRVSKGRRVTLYFCLFTMLVFSFLSACNNVESADSGPDVSHPSISILAPLHFPQQPSKEIMAEIERLTGVKLDISWVPEGVYTDKMNTALTTNSLGKVTFVKFSDYNLVKNAIRSDAFWEIGPYLQEFSNLKHLDPAILKQTSVDSKIYGLYTERPSSRQGVIIRKDWLDNLHLNNPQTLDELYEVMRQFTYHDPDQNGKQDTFGLVDRNDLVYGVFKTLSSYFGTPNNWKLENHQFVPEFVTPQYMNTMNFMKKLYDEKIINQDFALTSKEVQRDKFINGIAGVFIGSMTDVKRLSIEAQDLNPKAELTLINRIEGPDGYKVWSIPNYNGLYLFSKKAIATELELRQVLEFFNRTMDKDVANIMMYGFEGRHYKLEGGKVILPEETSELRVQEVNPLYSLMIADISNKNIMEVAQKEKLTSLADQLSKDNESFLVDDPTVSLSSSTFDEKNVELSTIIVDATYNYILGKITAEGFQKEVEKWRASGGDLIIKEYGEAELGIEK